Within Microbacterium oryzae, the genomic segment GGCCATGGCCGACGCCGAGGAGTACAACCGGATCGCGAAAGAGCACGGGATCGCCGATCCCGGCGGGATCCCGGAGCAGACCGTCGACGAAGAGGAGCCGAAGGCGGACCTGCCCCTCGACGACATCGCGGACGACGCCGTCGAGGAGCTCGGCCCCGCGCAGTAGCTCCCGGAGCAGGAGGGCGTCAGAGGGCGCGGAGCCGCTCCAGCAGCGGCTCCGCGACCTCGGCGAGGAAGCGCTCCTGCTGCTCGTCGCCCACCTGCACGATCGCCACATCGGTGAAGCCCGCGTCGACGAACGGACGCGCGCTCTCCGCGAGCGCGTCGAGGTCGGGTCCGCACGCGATGGACTGGGCCACGTCCTCCGGCCGGACATAGGCGCTCGCCGCCTGGAATCCCGCGGGCGTCGGCAGGTCGGCGTTCACCGCCCAGCCCCCCGCGAACCAGCGGAACTGGTCATGCGCGCGCGCCACGGCCCGCTCCCGGTCGGGATCCCACGAGATCGGGATCTGCCCGATCTTGCGCGACGGCGCGTCGCCCTCGCGCGCGCCGTCCCACGCCTGCAGGAGTCCAGGGTCCGGCTCCGTGGTGATGAGGTGGTCGCCCAGGGGAGCGAACTCGGCGATGGAGCTCGGTCCCGACACTGCGACGCCGATGGGGACCCCGCCGTCGGGGCAGTCCCAGATGCGCGCGGAGTCGACCCGGAAGTACTCGCCCTCATAGGTGATGAGATCCCCGGTGTGCAGCGCCCGGATGATCTCGATCGCCTCCACCAGCATGTCCTGACGCGCGTGCACGGCCGGCCATCCCTCGCCCACGACGTGCTCGTTGAGGTTCTCGCCCGAGCCCAGCCCCAGGAGGAAGCGCCCCTCGGAGAGCTCCTGCAGCGTCGCGGCCTTCTGCGCCACGACGGCGGGGTGATAGCGCATGGTCGGGCACGTGACGTAGGTCATGAGCTCCACGCGCGAGGTGGCCTGCGCGACGGCGCCGAGCACAGTCCACGCATACGGCGCGTGCCCCTGGCTCGTGAGCCACGGCGAGTAGTGGTCGCTGCTCGCGAGGTAGTCGAAGCCCGCGTCCTCCGCGGCCTGGGCGTATCGCACGAGCT encodes:
- a CDS encoding TIGR03557 family F420-dependent LLM class oxidoreductase, translating into MTRFGYTLMTEQSGPRELVRYAQAAEDAGFDYLASSDHYSPWLTSQGHAPYAWTVLGAVAQATSRVELMTYVTCPTMRYHPAVVAQKAATLQELSEGRFLLGLGSGENLNEHVVGEGWPAVHARQDMLVEAIEIIRALHTGDLITYEGEYFRVDSARIWDCPDGGVPIGVAVSGPSSIAEFAPLGDHLITTEPDPGLLQAWDGAREGDAPSRKIGQIPISWDPDRERAVARAHDQFRWFAGGWAVNADLPTPAGFQAASAYVRPEDVAQSIACGPDLDALAESARPFVDAGFTDVAIVQVGDEQQERFLAEVAEPLLERLRAL